A window of the Planococcus citri chromosome 4, ihPlaCitr1.1, whole genome shotgun sequence genome harbors these coding sequences:
- the LOC135844465 gene encoding uncharacterized protein LOC135844465: MSSEESFCGATLQNVRTYFFNLQGTCNIDIPICIISVIINMFNILVFTRRNMTSPVNLIFTHLAFANLSELLASASLTWIDCAYYRTMMTLEGWTYTQAFFALRSIELASIFNNIGVYIILMLAIWKYIVVFHPSKESQWCNMKTTRNSLVVGYIICILFEIPGYLSHYIEIVHPEEKIYIYRVETVSIMYSVSQMVLYELLPSLVLPVLGVRLIASLWSEKNHSTPSSNVENRTDSVKMNQKTNRSIIISMIIVAQCLSFVIPAGLLDLARHTVLANDYYSIHHECFASFQVILNLLEIVNKSIKFIVYYAMDQDFRVTFKSLFNKNHASVWKLKYVPLSSTRGNDESLEIGRF; encoded by the exons atgtCATCTGAAGAATCATTTTGTGGAGCCACATTACAGAATGTtcgaacttatttttttaacctgCAAGGTACATGTAATATCGACATACCAATATGCATTATCAGTGTGATCATTAACATGTTCAACATCCTGGTGTTCACACGGAGGAATATGACATCACCTGTGAACTTAATCTTCACTCATTTGGCGTTTGCAAATTTATCAGAGCTGTTAGCAAGTGCATCCTTAACATGGATAGACTGCGCATATTATCGAACGATGATGACTCTCGAAGGATGGACTTATACGCAAGCATTTTTTGCATTGCGAAGCATAGAATTGGCTAGTATTTTTAACAACATAGGAGTATATATTATACTGATGCTAGCAATATGGAAGTATATAGTTGTATTTCATCCATCGAAGGAATCTCAATGGTGTAATATGAAAACTACACGCAATTCGCTGGTAGTTGGTTACATCATAtgcattttgtttgaaataccGGGGTATTTGTCACATTATATTGAAATAGTACATCCGGAAGAAAAGATTTACATATAcagagttgaaaccgtttccattATGTACTCCGTATCACAAATGGTGTTGTATGAATTATTGCCATCACTTGTGTTACCAGTATTAGGTGTTAG attGATTGCCTCACTATGGTCTGAAAAAAACCACTCAACTCCTTCTTCAAACGTTGAAAATCGCACAGACAGTgtcaaaatgaaccaaaaaaccAATCGATCGATAATCATATCGATGATAATTGTGGCACAATGTTTAAGTTTCGTGATTCCAGCAGGATTACTCGACCTAGCACGACATACAGTTCTTGCAAACgattattattcaattcatcACGAATGTTTTGCTAGCTTCCAAGTAATACTCAATCTCTTAGAAATCGTTAATAAATCAATTAAGTTTATTGTGTATTACGCGATGGATCAAGATTTTAGAGTCACATTCAAATCTTTGTTCAACAAAAACCATGCTTCTGTATGGAAACTAAAGTACGTTCCTTTGAGCAGTACGAGAGGGAATGATGAAAGCTTAGAAATAGGTCGATTTTAA
- the LOC135844493 gene encoding G-protein coupled receptor dmsr-1-like yields MPSEEPFCGATLENVRTYYFLNLQGLIDIPICIIGVIFNMFNMLVFTRRNMISPVNLIFMHLAFANLSELLAFITSTWAYLAYHSKQSTYEDWTYTRAFVLMSSAELTSIFNRISAYIVMMLVIWKYIAVFHPSKGSQWCNMKTTRNMVVTGYIVCVLLYIPEYLSHYIKTLIMHPTTTVYLYSIETHSIMYSASQFIKIVLHELLPSLVLLILGVRLIVSLWMKKEHPTPTSNVENRSDNVEMKQQTSRSIIISLVIVAQCLSVEIPTGSLDLVARIVSAVDYYSIHYECVTSFKVILYLLDCVNKSIKFIVYFAMDQDFRDAFKSLFNKNNAFFWKLKYVPLSSTIGNDESLEIDRI; encoded by the exons atgCCATCGGAAGAACCATTTTGTGGAGCCACATTAGAGAATGTTcgaacttattattttttaaacctgCAAGGTTTAATAGACATACCAATATGCATAATTGGCGTAATCTTCAACATGTTCAACATGCTGGTGTTCACAAGGAGGAACATGATATCACCTGTGAACCTAATCTTCATGCATTTGGCGTTTGCAAATTTATCAGAGCTGTTAGCGTTTATAACCTCCACATGGGCATACTTGGCATATCACAGTAAGCAAAGCACTTACGAAGACTGGACTTATACACGAGCATTTGTTTTAATGTCAAGCGCAGAATTGACAAGTATTTTTAACCGCATATCAGCGTATATTGTAATGATGCTAGTAATATGGAAGTATATAGCTGTATTTCATCCATCTAAGGGATCTCAGTGGtgcaatatgaaaactacacgCAATATGGTGGTAACTGGTTACATCGTATGCGTCTTGCTTTATATACCGGAGTATTTGTCACATTATATTAAAACACTTATCATGCATCCGACGACAACAGTTTACTTGTATAGTATTGAAACTCATTCCATCATGTACTCTGCGTCacaattcatcaaaatagtGTTGCATGAATTATTACCATCACTTGTGCTACTAATATTAGGTGTTAG ATTGATCGTCTCACTGTGGATGAAAAAAGAACACCCAACTCCTACTTCAAACGTTGAAAACCGCTCAGACAATGTCGAAATGAAGCAACAAACCAGTCGATCGATAATCATATCGTTGGTGATTGTGGCTCAATGTTTAAGTGTCGAGATTCCAACAGGATCACTTGACCTAGTAGCACGTATAGTTTCTGCAGTTgattattattcaattcattacGAATGTGTTACTAGCTTCAAAGTAATACTCTATCTTTTAGATTGCGTTAATAAATCTATTAAGTTTATCGTATATTTCGCCATGGATCAAGATTTTAGAGACGCATTCAAATCTTTGTTCAACAAAAACaatgcttttttttggaaactgaagTATGTTCCTTTGAGTAGTACCATAGGGAATGATGAAAGTTTGGAAATAGATCGAATTTAA
- the LOC135844012 gene encoding sex peptide receptor-like, giving the protein MSSEEPFCGATLHLENYYFKNIQGTIDILICIIGVIFNMFNVLVFTRRNMISPVNLIFTHLAFANLSELLAFITTTWAYLGYHIEQGTYETLTYTRAIISMLSSELTNIFYRISVWIIMMLAIWKYIAVFYPSKESQWCDMKTTRNTVIAGYIICILLFIPEYLSDSIETLAAHQTKKSYVYIIEIDSAMYSASQFIKIVFHELLPSIALTILGVRLIATLWMNKEHPNTSSNVENRTENVEMKQHTNRSIIISMIIVTHCLSIVIPTGLLDLVHKFFIRDYHSVHYHCVNSFQVILYLLDYVTKPIEFIVYYAMDQDFRVTFKSLFNKNNASFWKLKYVPLSSTRGNDGSLEIDRI; this is encoded by the exons atgtcatctGAAGAACCATTCTGCGGAGCCACATTACATCTCGAAAACTATTATTTCAAGAACATACAAGGTACTATCGACATACTAATATGCATAATCGGTGTGATCTTCAACATGTTCAACGTGCTGGTGTTCACAAGGAGAAATATGATATCACCTGTGAACCTAATCTTCACGCATTTGGCGTTTGCAAATTTATCAGAGCTGTTGGCGTTTATAACCACCACATGGGCGTACTTGGGATATCACATTGAGCAAGGAACTTACGAAACATTGACTTATACTCGAGCAATTATTTCAATGCTAAGTTCAGAATTGACAAACATCTTTTACCGAATATCAGTGTGGATTATAATGATGCTAGCAATATGGAAGTATATAGCTGTATTTTATCCATCGAAGGAATCTCAATGGtgcgatatgaaaactacacgCAACACGGTCATAGCTGGTTATATCATATGCATTTTGCTTTTTATTCCGGAGTATTTGTCGGATTCTATTGAAACACTGGCCGCACATCAGACGAAAAAGTCTTACGTatatattattgaaattgattccGCCATGTACTCTGCGTCacaattcatcaaaatagtGTTCCATGAATTATTGCCATCAATTGCGCTAACAATATTAGGTGTTAG GTTGATTGCCACACTATGGATGAATAAAGAACACCCAAATACTTCTTCAAACGTTGAAAACCGCACAGAAAATGTCGAAATGAAGCAACACACCAATCGATCGATAATCATATCAATGATTATTGTGACCCACTGTTTAAGTATCGTGATTCCAACAGGATTACTCGACCtagtacataaattttttatacgCGATTATCATTCAGTACATTACCACTGTGTTAATAGCTTCCAAGTAATACTCTATCTTTTAGATTACGTTACTAAACCTATCGAGTTTATAGTATATTACGCCATGGATCAAGATTTTAGAGTCACATTCAAGTCTTTGTTTAACAAAAATAATGCTTCTTTTTGGAAACTGAAGTATGTTCCTTTGAGTAGTACGAGAGGGAATGATGGAAGCTTGGAAATAGATCGAATTTAA
- the LOC135844033 gene encoding sex peptide receptor-like has product MSSEDERFCAAALANFQWYYAKNMLGLIDIPICIIGVIFNIFNMLVFTRRNMKSPVNLIFTYLSFANLLQLLAFITVTWAYLAYLSEPPTYEDWTYTRASFSMLSEELLNISKRISVYITMMLAIWKYIAVFYPSKESQWCNMKTTRYTLVAGYIICILFVIPEYMSHYIKPETAETKNQTITTYKYEKIKTDSIMHSASQFIKIVLHELLPSLVLPILGVRLIATLWMKKEHPTPSSNVENRTDNAKTNQQTNRSIIISMIIVAQCLSYAIPLGLLRIAGRMAIKLDLSSADITNYLNCHYSIQVILSLLDCVNKSINFIVYYTMDQDFRATFKSLFNKNNASFWKLKYVRSSSTRGNDESLEIDRCDI; this is encoded by the exons atgtCATCTGAAGATGAACGATTTTGCGCAGCCGCATTAGCGAATTTTCAATGGTATTATGCGAAGAACATGCTAGGATTAATAGACATACCTATATGCATAATCGGTGTGATCTTTAACATATTCAACATGCTGGTGTTCACAAGGAGGAATATGAAATCACCGGTAAACCTAATCTTCACATATTTGTCATTTGCAAATTTATTACAGCTGTTAGCGTTTATAACCGTTACATGGGCATACTTGGCATATCTCAGTGAGCCACCAACTTACGAAGACTGGACTTATACACGAGCATCGTTTTCGATGCTAAGCGAAGAATTGCTAAACATTTCTAAACGCATATCAGTGTATATTACAATGATGCTAGCAATATGGAAATACATTGCTGTATTTTATCCATCGAAGGAATCTCAATGGtgcaatatgaaaactacacgTTACACGCTAGTAGCAGGTTACATCATATGCATTTTGTTCGTCATACCGGAGTATATGTCACATTATATTAAACCGGAGACGGCGGAGACCAAGAATCAGACGATAACGACGtacaagtatgaaaaaattaaaaccgatTCCATTATGCACTCTGCGTCacaattcatcaaaatagtATTGCATGAATTATTGCCATCACTCGTGCTACCAATATTAGGTGTTAG attGATCGCCACACTATGGATGAAAAAAGAACACCCTACTCCTTCGTCAAACGTTGAAAACCGCACAGACAATGCCAAAACGAACCAACAAACCAATCGATCGATTATCATATCGATGATAATTGTGGCACAATGTTTAAGTTACGCGATTCCATTAGGATTACTCCGCATAGCAGGACGTATGGCTATTAAACTCGATTTATCAAGTGCAGATATAACTAATTACTTGAATTGTCATTACAGCATCCAAGTGATACTCAGTCTCTTAGATTGCGTTAATAAATCTATTAACTTTATAGTATATTACACCATGGATCAAGATTTTAGAGCCACATTCAAATCTTTGTTCAACAAAAACAATGCTTCTTTTTGGAAACTGAAGTATGTTCGTTCGAGCAGTACGAGAGGGAATGATGAAAGCTTGGAAATAGATCGATGCGACATTTAG